One Sagittula stellata E-37 genomic window carries:
- a CDS encoding GNAT family N-acetyltransferase, giving the protein MLKTRPITADDALACMEILNFTIAQGGTTAYEEPFTQRAFIEELIDRPAIGIVVETLDRIVGFQSAFDIGDGLYSIGSFTDRQAPVKGAGRALFNATLAACRARGGVAILARITSDNASGLGYYSHMGFADDHVIPGDVTRKDGTVVDRVVKRYPL; this is encoded by the coding sequence ATGCTGAAGACTCGCCCCATAACCGCCGACGATGCGCTGGCCTGCATGGAGATCTTGAACTTCACCATCGCGCAGGGTGGCACGACCGCCTACGAGGAGCCGTTTACCCAACGGGCTTTCATCGAGGAGTTGATCGACCGCCCCGCCATCGGCATCGTGGTCGAGACACTCGACCGCATCGTCGGGTTCCAGAGCGCGTTCGACATCGGCGACGGGCTGTATTCCATCGGCAGCTTCACCGACCGGCAAGCCCCCGTCAAAGGTGCGGGACGAGCCCTGTTCAACGCCACGCTGGCAGCGTGCCGGGCGCGTGGCGGCGTTGCGATCCTCGCGCGGATCACTTCCGACAACGCATCCGGTCTTGGATACTACAGCCACATGGGCTTTGCGGACGATCATGTGATACCGGGCGACGTGACGCGAAAGGACGGTACTGTGGTGGACCGGGTCGTAAAGCGGTACCCGCTCTGA
- a CDS encoding HD family hydrolase, giving the protein MAKPPRAWQRMLSGRRLDLLDPTPMDIEVEDIAHGLAFVARWNGQTHGDYAYSVAEHSLLVEELFGRLCPRATPAERLTALLHDAPEYVIGDMISPVKAAVGPGYEDLDKRLSAAIHIRFGLQAVTPARLKKQIKKADRISAWMEATQIAGFTRAEANRFFGAPDIDMIADLSIRLRPPVETRQDFTARHATLMEMF; this is encoded by the coding sequence ATGGCCAAACCCCCTCGCGCGTGGCAACGGATGTTGTCCGGCCGCAGGCTCGACCTGCTGGACCCGACCCCGATGGACATCGAAGTCGAAGACATTGCCCACGGGTTGGCCTTCGTGGCCCGCTGGAACGGCCAGACCCACGGCGACTACGCCTATTCCGTCGCGGAGCATTCGCTGCTGGTGGAGGAGCTCTTTGGCCGCCTGTGCCCCAGGGCCACTCCGGCAGAGCGGCTGACGGCGCTGCTGCATGACGCGCCGGAGTACGTGATCGGCGACATGATCAGCCCGGTGAAGGCCGCTGTCGGACCCGGCTACGAGGACCTGGACAAGCGGTTGTCCGCAGCGATCCACATACGGTTTGGCCTGCAGGCCGTCACGCCCGCGCGACTGAAAAAGCAGATCAAGAAGGCCGACCGGATCTCGGCCTGGATGGAGGCGACGCAGATCGCCGGGTTCACCCGGGCCGAGGCAAACCGCTTTTTCGGCGCGCCAGACATCGACATGATCGCCGACCTGTCGATCCGTCTCCGCCCGCCGGTCGAGACGCGGCAGGATTTCACTGCCCGTCACGCAACCCTGATGGAGATGTTCTGA